A section of the Roseivirga sp. BDSF3-8 genome encodes:
- a CDS encoding multicopper oxidase domain-containing protein — MKHALILFLFIVLAGASQQAFAQQDTIVHRLTLRQEMVEKGGRKSMGMTINGSIPGPTLDFKEGAYAVIYVTNEMDVETSVHWHGLLLPNFYDGVPYLTTPPIMPGETFKYEYPLIQSGTYWYHSHTMLQEQSGVYGSIVIQPENGTELAYDREQVVVLSDWTHQKPMNVLRNLKRGNEWYNIKKGTATPLNRVIARGALGAQFNFWKQRMESADIADIYYPAFLANGEERVSYGEYEPGEKVRLRIINGSASSQFWLTFGGGEPTIVSADGLNVVPVRKDKVFIAIAETYDIILTIPESGSIEMRATAQDGSGYSSTILGSGPLKEAPETPRPDKIGMMMQMAKMDMRMGAPAMKFNPSETDPQELMEEWGMQMEEDSESMKPGHEMKGHSDEGHSHHSMDQEGQSGHEEMDTGKEDKRMKMEDQEKGMSGMGMSGMDMSDGGMGHMDMFSEYTYDYLKATESTAMPEDREVKEILLNLTGNMWRYVWSMNGVPLSEADQIRVERGTVARITLNNLTMMHHPMHLHGHFFRVINEHGEYSPLKHTVNVPPMNKVTIEFNATEDSDWFFHCHVLYHMMGGMARIFSYGDDRDPRLKDAPLKVLVNEGRQYYTWGTAEVGSHMAGLSLVSSNTRNQFNLSGEFGYNENMEAEFTYERYLYDYLSVFAGVNMENEGENSLDELEAVAIGGIRFFTPYMFNLDVRLDHKLRPEVRLSRELMIFPRTTIFGNIEYQADFGWVNDLENEATGAPMSYMDELVWSAGMEYFLSRNFSLMGSYDSRFGGGGGLSIRF, encoded by the coding sequence ATGAAACACGCATTAATACTTTTTCTCTTCATTGTGCTGGCGGGTGCAAGCCAGCAGGCCTTTGCCCAGCAAGATACGATTGTACACCGCCTTACTTTACGCCAGGAGATGGTGGAAAAGGGTGGCAGGAAATCTATGGGCATGACGATAAACGGCAGCATCCCGGGACCTACGCTGGACTTTAAAGAGGGGGCGTATGCGGTGATCTACGTAACGAATGAAATGGATGTGGAAACCTCTGTGCACTGGCACGGGCTGTTGCTACCTAACTTCTATGATGGGGTGCCGTACCTGACGACTCCGCCTATTATGCCGGGGGAGACGTTTAAATATGAATATCCGCTGATACAGTCTGGCACGTATTGGTATCACTCGCACACGATGCTGCAGGAGCAAAGCGGGGTGTATGGCTCTATTGTGATACAACCTGAAAACGGCACGGAGCTGGCCTATGATAGGGAGCAGGTGGTGGTATTGTCTGACTGGACGCACCAGAAGCCAATGAATGTACTGCGAAACCTGAAACGGGGTAATGAGTGGTATAATATAAAGAAGGGAACGGCGACTCCTCTGAACCGGGTAATTGCGCGCGGGGCGCTTGGGGCGCAGTTTAACTTCTGGAAGCAGCGGATGGAGAGCGCGGACATAGCCGACATTTACTACCCGGCGTTCCTGGCGAATGGTGAAGAACGGGTGTCGTACGGGGAATATGAGCCTGGGGAAAAGGTACGGTTGCGGATCATAAACGGCTCTGCCTCCTCGCAGTTCTGGCTTACGTTTGGTGGCGGTGAGCCTACCATCGTGTCTGCGGATGGGCTGAATGTAGTGCCGGTGAGAAAGGACAAGGTGTTCATTGCTATTGCGGAGACGTATGATATTATCCTTACGATACCGGAAAGCGGCAGTATAGAGATGCGCGCTACGGCGCAGGATGGCTCGGGTTATTCCTCGACCATACTGGGGAGTGGCCCGCTGAAGGAGGCACCGGAAACGCCCAGGCCGGATAAGATAGGGATGATGATGCAGATGGCGAAAATGGACATGCGGATGGGTGCGCCGGCGATGAAGTTCAATCCCTCGGAGACGGACCCGCAGGAACTGATGGAGGAATGGGGGATGCAGATGGAAGAAGACTCAGAAAGCATGAAGCCGGGGCATGAGATGAAAGGGCACAGCGATGAGGGCCACAGCCACCACTCTATGGATCAGGAGGGGCAATCAGGCCACGAGGAAATGGATACGGGGAAGGAGGATAAGCGAATGAAGATGGAAGATCAGGAGAAGGGGATGTCCGGCATGGGGATGTCCGGCATGGATATGTCGGACGGAGGTATGGGGCATATGGATATGTTCTCGGAATATACTTACGACTACCTGAAGGCTACGGAGAGCACGGCGATGCCGGAAGACCGCGAGGTGAAGGAGATACTGCTGAACCTTACGGGCAATATGTGGCGCTATGTGTGGAGCATGAACGGGGTGCCGCTGTCAGAAGCTGACCAGATCAGGGTGGAGAGGGGTACGGTGGCGCGCATTACGCTGAATAACCTGACGATGATGCACCACCCGATGCACTTGCACGGCCACTTCTTCAGGGTGATAAATGAACATGGGGAGTACTCGCCCCTGAAGCATACGGTAAATGTGCCTCCGATGAATAAGGTGACGATAGAGTTTAATGCGACGGAGGACAGCGACTGGTTTTTTCACTGTCATGTGCTGTACCACATGATGGGTGGTATGGCGCGCATATTCAGCTATGGGGATGACCGTGACCCGCGGCTGAAGGATGCGCCACTGAAGGTACTGGTAAACGAGGGCAGGCAGTATTATACGTGGGGTACTGCAGAGGTGGGCTCTCATATGGCAGGCCTTAGCCTGGTCTCGAGTAATACCCGCAACCAGTTTAACCTCTCGGGTGAGTTTGGCTATAATGAGAACATGGAGGCGGAATTTACCTACGAACGCTACCTGTATGACTATCTGAGTGTGTTTGCGGGGGTAAACATGGAAAATGAGGGTGAGAATAGCCTGGATGAACTGGAAGCGGTGGCAATAGGCGGTATTCGCTTTTTTACTCCATACATGTTTAACCTGGACGTGCGCCTAGACCATAAACTGAGGCCGGAGGTAAGGCTTAGCCGGGAGCTGATGATCTTTCCGCGTACCACCATATTTGGAAATATAGAATACCAGGCGGACTTTGGCTGGGTCAATGACCTGGAGAATGAGGCAACGGGTGCTCCGATGAGCTATATGGATGAGCTGGTGTGGAGTGCAGGTATGGAGTATTTCCTATCAAGAAATTTCTCACTGATGGGCAGCTATGACAGTCGCTTTGGCGGGGGCGGTGGTCTGTCTATACGATTTTAA
- a CDS encoding ATP-binding protein: MTLSVHNEGNPIPEGSKELIFNGLFKDAGENGDCKESSYGIGLYVVIEIVKADKDKVVVASSEQDGTDFRIILPRY, translated from the coding sequence ATCACACTCTCTGTACACAATGAAGGAAATCCGATTCCAGAAGGTAGTAAAGAACTTATCTTCAATGGATTATTTAAAGATGCCGGAGAAAACGGGGATTGTAAAGAAAGTAGCTATGGTATTGGGTTATATGTGGTAATTGAAATAGTGAAGGCTGATAAAGATAAGGTTGTAGTGGCAAGTAGTGAACAGGATGGTACTGATTTTAGGATCATCCTACCGCGATATTGA
- a CDS encoding sensor histidine kinase, translating to MERNMASETKDDKFQDMIRFNEAIDEAWMHSVSHYHNKMDNSKNWFLGILGHYLRNPLSAIKSVQQLLSLSKNISEEERMLLQRTDASIKRIRELTESLLEVTKLRLGTGITVEKRSSDLTLQCQQKIQEFQLAYPKADLRFEAPGPIQVQRDSIRMEQVISNLVAYALR from the coding sequence TTGGAAAGAAATATGGCATCTGAGACTAAAGATGATAAATTTCAGGACATGATCCGTTTTAATGAGGCAATAGATGAGGCATGGATGCACTCTGTAAGTCATTATCACAATAAAATGGACAATAGTAAAAACTGGTTCCTGGGAATATTGGGTCATTATCTGCGCAATCCCCTTTCGGCCATAAAATCCGTTCAACAACTGCTTTCATTATCAAAAAATATTTCTGAAGAGGAAAGAATGTTGCTTCAACGCACGGATGCTAGTATTAAGCGGATAAGGGAACTGACTGAGAGCTTGCTTGAAGTGACTAAACTCCGATTAGGTACCGGGATTACCGTAGAAAAAAGATCCTCCGATCTGACGCTGCAATGCCAGCAAAAAATCCAGGAATTTCAATTAGCATACCCTAAAGCCGATTTGCGCTTTGAAGCACCGGGCCCCATACAAGTGCAGAGGGATTCTATCCGCATGGAGCAGGTTATATCCAATTTAGTGGCGTATGCTTTACGTTAG
- a CDS encoding Gfo/Idh/MocA family protein, whose amino-acid sequence MSYSRRSFIKAAGAAAALSALPFPGILLGRQPQKLGVALVGLGNYSTGQLGPALRLTRHCQLRGIVTGSPDKVPLWQQRYSIPDKNVYNYGNIHQVADNPDIDVLYIVLPNSMHKEYAIKAAEAGKHVWCEKPMALNAKECREIIAACKKNNVKLCIGYRMQHEPDTQTIIRYGRQKTYGDITGVETEAGFRFSGGTPWRLEKEMGGGAMYDMGVYPLNAARYSTGLEPIAVTARHEVTRPDMFSEVDEITYFTLEFPGGIKADCKTSFAENINRLQINCTQGWYRLQPFQSYSGIRGTTSDGTTINERITDQQALQMDDDALAILQNRPVLVPGEEGLRDLLAVDAIFQSAASGKRVRIPPAD is encoded by the coding sequence ATGAGCTATTCAAGACGTTCCTTTATTAAAGCCGCCGGTGCCGCCGCCGCCCTGTCAGCACTGCCCTTTCCCGGCATACTCTTAGGCCGGCAGCCCCAAAAGCTCGGCGTGGCCCTCGTCGGGCTTGGCAATTACAGCACCGGCCAGTTAGGCCCCGCCCTCCGCCTCACCCGGCACTGCCAGCTCCGCGGCATCGTTACCGGTAGCCCCGATAAGGTCCCCCTCTGGCAGCAGCGCTACAGCATACCCGATAAAAACGTATACAACTACGGTAACATCCACCAGGTAGCCGATAACCCCGATATAGACGTCCTCTACATCGTATTGCCCAACTCCATGCATAAAGAATACGCCATCAAAGCCGCCGAGGCCGGTAAACATGTATGGTGCGAAAAGCCTATGGCCCTCAATGCAAAAGAGTGCCGCGAAATCATAGCCGCATGCAAAAAGAATAATGTGAAGCTCTGCATCGGCTACCGCATGCAGCACGAGCCCGATACCCAAACCATCATCCGCTACGGACGCCAAAAAACCTATGGTGACATTACCGGAGTAGAAACTGAGGCAGGCTTTCGCTTTAGCGGAGGCACCCCCTGGAGGCTCGAGAAAGAAATGGGCGGCGGCGCCATGTACGATATGGGCGTATACCCCCTCAATGCCGCCCGCTACAGCACAGGCCTTGAACCCATCGCCGTCACCGCCCGGCATGAAGTCACCCGGCCTGATATGTTCAGTGAAGTAGATGAAATCACCTACTTCACCCTCGAGTTCCCAGGCGGCATAAAGGCCGACTGCAAGACATCCTTTGCTGAAAATATCAATCGCCTCCAGATAAACTGTACCCAGGGCTGGTACAGGTTGCAGCCCTTCCAAAGCTACAGTGGCATACGCGGTACCACCAGCGACGGCACCACTATCAACGAACGTATCACCGACCAGCAAGCCCTCCAAATGGACGATGACGCGCTCGCCATCCTCCAAAACCGCCCCGTCTTGGTGCCCGGTGAAGAAGGCCTGCGCGATCTCCTTGCAGTAGACGCCATCTTCCAGAGCGCTGCTTCCGGAAAACGCGTCAGAATACCTCCTGCTGATTGA
- a CDS encoding efflux RND transporter periplasmic adaptor subunit: MDKSKKRKIWVSLAGIGLVAAALALIGLFNSSGGGQKAPPGASSSGKASSDSVARTAVRATTVSPSEITRQIPLTGRVVPEDRVDVYAEYAGRTIKGAKPFKAGTQFNAGQVMLRQDASELRQSIKSAKSQFVQLLSQTVPDLRIDYPAIYEEWKNYLLSFDVTQPLRELPAVQNDQQRLFLTGRNIYSQFYTVQELESRLSKYVIRAPFSGTLTQATIDPGTIASPGQKLGEISRTGTYELEASVDFDNVEFLSPGQVITFHRTNSDLTFQGRLIRINETVDPETQLVSVFFRLESPRLRTGVYLQGTYAGRTYQQAVRLPRQAIVDDAYVFVVQDSTARLRQVDVKGRSLDQVLVTGLDSGQRVILTEQTKAFEGTPVSIVQD, encoded by the coding sequence ATGGACAAGTCCAAAAAAAGAAAAATTTGGGTCTCACTGGCCGGGATAGGTCTCGTAGCCGCCGCCCTGGCCCTCATCGGGTTGTTTAATAGCTCCGGTGGAGGTCAGAAAGCACCACCAGGCGCCTCATCATCAGGTAAAGCCTCCTCCGATTCTGTTGCCCGCACTGCCGTCAGAGCCACCACCGTCAGCCCCTCCGAAATCACCCGGCAAATACCCCTCACCGGCAGAGTAGTACCCGAGGATCGAGTAGATGTATATGCAGAGTATGCCGGCCGAACCATCAAAGGAGCCAAACCCTTTAAAGCCGGCACACAGTTCAACGCCGGCCAGGTCATGCTCCGGCAGGATGCCTCCGAACTCAGGCAATCCATCAAATCCGCCAAGAGCCAGTTCGTACAGCTACTCTCCCAGACCGTCCCCGATCTCCGCATAGACTACCCCGCCATCTATGAAGAATGGAAAAACTACCTCCTCAGTTTTGATGTCACACAACCCCTCCGCGAACTGCCCGCCGTACAAAACGACCAGCAGCGGCTCTTCCTCACCGGCCGTAACATCTATTCCCAGTTCTACACCGTGCAGGAGTTAGAGAGCCGGCTATCCAAGTACGTCATCCGCGCACCCTTTAGCGGCACCCTTACCCAGGCCACCATAGACCCCGGCACCATCGCATCACCCGGGCAGAAGCTCGGCGAAATATCCCGCACCGGCACCTATGAACTGGAAGCATCCGTTGATTTTGACAATGTAGAGTTTCTCAGCCCCGGGCAAGTCATCACCTTTCACCGCACCAACAGCGACCTCACCTTTCAGGGCCGCCTCATCAGAATAAACGAAACCGTAGACCCCGAGACCCAGCTCGTCAGCGTGTTTTTCAGGCTCGAAAGCCCCCGGCTACGCACCGGCGTATACCTCCAGGGCACATACGCCGGCCGCACCTATCAGCAGGCCGTTCGCCTACCCAGGCAGGCCATCGTAGATGATGCCTACGTATTCGTCGTGCAGGACAGCACCGCCCGCCTCAGGCAGGTAGACGTAAAAGGCCGCTCACTCGACCAGGTACTCGTTACCGGGCTGGACAGCGGCCAGCGCGTTATCCTTACCGAGCAGACCAAAGCATTCGAAGGCACACCCGTTTCCATAGTTCAGGATTGA